The sequence GAATTCCGGAGATGattcacttcatcttcaaaagtTTCTCTGTAAAGCATGGCTTCTACTCGTTGGAAGGCAAATGGTATTCTCAAAATTGCTATGACAAACTTCTCTGTACAACCCAATTCACCGATGTCTCCTTCATAGCTTAACAATTTGGcttcttcttcttgggttgGTACCATCTTCACCAGTGCTTCAAGTTGTCTCAAACGCAACCCACTCCCTGATTTTCACATTTACAAACATTAGATTGTTGCAATAACAATTTTGAAGTATCTTTTTATTTAGATATAGTCATACCTTGTTCTATGGCTTCACAAACTTGTTCTGTAGAGAGATTCAGGGCTTTTAAGAGAATGGTTAGGTTCTGAAGTCTTTTAGCCTCTAGTATATGTTTGCTTGGAGAAGGGCTTTTGTTGCTAGCATCACCATTCTTCATTGAATCATGTTGGTTGTAGCCAAATAGTGACTCAATCATTTCTTCATCTAGCCTGTTTTTCATGAACTCCATCTTAACTTGTCCCAGTTaagtaaaattgaaataataggAATAATCAAGAACAAAGAACTTACTCAAATGAACTCCATCTTAGCTTATCCCACACCATTGATTGATCAGGTGCAGCTCTTACTTTGTCCCAATGGAGAGGCTTAAGTTTCGGCCGCAAATTTCCCTCTTTTCCAAATGCCATGAATTGAGGGAGCTTGGAAGGAGGAGGAGGTGGAGTTTTGAAAGAGTAAGCGTTTGTTTTTAAACTTGGTGGTGGAGATGGGGGAGGAGGAATAGCAGATGACGGTAATGAAGGTTTAGCAGCAGTTTGAGGTGATTGCAGATCATTCCATGGTATTTGAGATAATGAAGAAGAATCTGACATTGCAGGAGATGAGGATCTTAACAGTGCAGAAGAGGAAGTAGATCCAGTTGAAAAGggtgaagagaaggaaaatgaaCTGCGATCAGTGACCAGAGGAGGTGGCGGCGGTGGTGGCGGTGGTGGTGGAGGAGGAGGTGGAGATAAAGATGGGACATTCTTTTGGAAACCTATAGACTGGGGAACCATCTGCATTTTGGGTTCTGAATTACAAGGAGAAAGAGTAAGATGCGACCGGTCAGAAGTTAATAGTTTGTTAGATTCATCACATTGTGTTTCTAATTTACTTCCTAATTTCTCAGTTGGCACTGAACAAGTAGAATTTGTTATCACATTAGCAGAAGAAGATTCTGAAGCATTCGAAAGGCGAAGATTTGACAAATTGGAATCACCACAAGAATGGAATGATTCTTCATCATCAGACGAACAACATTTAACAGGAGTAACTCTATCCCCAGATGAAGAATGAGTTCCATCAGATACGCATTGTATTGATTTactatcatcttcttcatgaacATACATCCTTTCCTTGGTTGAAGAAACACTTACATTATCAGATTCTGAATCCAACGTCTCTTGGTTCCTTTCCCCCTCTTTATGAACAGATAACTCCTTTTCACTTACAGAAGTATGGGTCTGTTCTTCAACATCCATTCCAAGCATACCGAGATCGAACAGATCAAGGCCAGATTTTGGTCTTGCTGTCTTCTCTTCTCTTTCACTCTTAACAGAAAGCTTCTCCATGGATTCATCTCTCTGACTTTTGAACTTCTTGCAGACCCAAAAGGCAATAATAGAGCATATCAAAATGGTGACTCCTGCAGACACAAAAACTGCAACAAGAATCTTTCTGACTCTTCCTTCTCTTggatcttcttttctttttcgtttGTATACTGGTCGGCTCTTATGCAAGCGAAGCTGATGAGGGTGGGAGTGCTCATGAATGTGCACTCGATGAGCTGCCATAGGAACAGGAGAAGGAGCAATGGCGGTTGGTGATGAAGATGGCGACGGCGTCGGTGAAGGCGAAAGATCTGATGGGCTTTGATTTCCCACTTGTGAGCTCTTGAGTCCAAGCAAAGCTCTGACTCTCTCCAGAATGAAGGGTTCATTTCCTCCACTCTCATCTTCCCCTGAAACTCTCTCTAGCTCTTTAACATCAAAGCTCTCTGCTGTATTCAACAGTGAGTTAGCAATCAAAATGTGGGAGTTCTGCGATGAAAAAGGCATCGAAATGAAGATAACAATCATGAAAATGCACTTCACAAGACAACCCATTTCTCTCTTCAATCAAGATTCATCAAAACCCAAGTAAGAATTTTCTTCCTAAGAAACTCTGTTCTTTTCACATCCTTGAACCTAATGTTGGGTAGTGCAGGAAGATTCGATTGCagagaagaggaggaagaagagagTCTTTAATGCTACTCCAAGAAACCTCTCTGAACATGGCAGTTGTTTGTATTTGGGTATGTAAATTGACCTTCCTTACTTTTCTTTTGatttactcattttttttttcagtcaTTACCTCATAATCCTCATCTGCAGAAGGACCATTAATTACACTGCTTCtgaaaatcttttcaaaaaaagTCTCTCCACTCAACTCAAACTCCATTctgttttcttgttttgtttcttCTGCTTTGTGTTAGAAAaaagttaagcatgcttttTCTCTGCTAGTTGATCCGTGATTCAAAACTTTTTGAAGGTAATGATATATCAG comes from Benincasa hispida cultivar B227 chromosome 2, ASM972705v1, whole genome shotgun sequence and encodes:
- the LOC120070661 gene encoding formin-like protein 11 — encoded protein: MGCLVKCIFMIVIFISMPFSSQNSHILIANSLLNTAESFDVKELERVSGEDESGGNEPFILERVRALLGLKSSQVGNQSPSDLSPSPTPSPSSSPTAIAPSPVPMAAHRVHIHEHSHPHQLRLHKSRPVYKRKRKEDPREGRVRKILVAVFVSAGVTILICSIIAFWVCKKFKSQRDESMEKLSVKSEREEKTARPKSGLDLFDLGMLGMDVEEQTHTSVSEKELSVHKEGERNQETLDSESDNVSVSSTKERMYVHEEDDSKSIQCVSDGTHSSSGDRVTPVKCCSSDDEESFHSCGDSNLSNLRLSNASESSSANVITNSTCSVPTEKLGSKLETQCDESNKLLTSDRSHLTLSPCNSEPKMQMVPQSIGFQKNVPSLSPPPPPPPPPPPPPPPLVTDRSSFSFSSPFSTGSTSSSALLRSSSPAMSDSSSLSQIPWNDLQSPQTAAKPSLPSSAIPPPPSPPPSLKTNAYSFKTPPPPPSKLPQFMAFGKEGNLRPKLKPLHWDKVRAAPDQSMVWDKLRWSSFELDEEMIESLFGYNQHDSMKNGDASNKSPSPSKHILEAKRLQNLTILLKALNLSTEQVCEAIEQGSGLRLRQLEALVKMVPTQEEEAKLLSYEGDIGELGCTEKFVIAILRIPFAFQRVEAMLYRETFEDEVNHLRNSFSILEEACKELRSSRLFLKLLEAVLKTGNRMNVGTSRGGARAFKLDALLKLSDVKGTDGKTSLLHFVVQEIIRSEGIRVSGSIMGKINQKNKSRTVEERENDYRRMGLELVSGLSTELQNVKRAATIDLKVVGSSRGNLNEGMGIMEKLVGKELSVDERSGNFVEAMKGFVSYVKKRMEEVRKDEERVMSSVREITEYFHGNVSKEETNPLRIFVIVRDFLGMLDNVCKSFKIGS